In one window of Poriferisphaera corsica DNA:
- a CDS encoding 6-phosphofructokinase yields MSELLKGNAVIGQSGGPTAVINQSLVGVIEGLKGHPGVEKIYGAHHAVAGIVKGDFIELQDCTEDFLNKIANSPSSALGSSRDKPDAAYCKRIFEAFEKNNVRYFFYAGGNDSSDTCRIVNELAKEEGYELRCFHVPKTVDNDLVLNDHTPGFGSAAKFVAQAFMGDNLDNRSLPGIKINIIMGRHAGFLTAASILGRRENTDDGPHLVYVPEAPFDESKFIDDVEKVYKKFGRCLIAVSEGISDKDGTAIAAKLQENVETDAHGNVQLSGSGALGDLLSDLIKDKLGARTGEKLRVRADTFGYLQRSFVGCVSEVDQAEARQAGRRAAELALSGDLDGSIAIQRVSDDPYKVEFNRIELSDVAAKTQHLDTKYVVDGCNICDSFKKYLAPIVGELPEIATFTFDK; encoded by the coding sequence ATGAGTGAGTTACTGAAAGGTAATGCGGTCATCGGTCAGTCCGGCGGCCCAACCGCGGTCATCAACCAATCTCTCGTCGGCGTAATCGAAGGCCTCAAAGGTCACCCCGGCGTTGAAAAAATCTACGGCGCTCATCACGCTGTCGCTGGCATCGTCAAGGGCGATTTCATCGAGCTCCAAGATTGCACCGAAGATTTCCTCAACAAGATCGCCAATAGCCCATCTTCCGCACTCGGCTCATCACGCGATAAACCAGATGCCGCATACTGCAAACGCATCTTTGAAGCATTCGAAAAGAACAACGTCCGTTACTTCTTCTATGCTGGCGGCAATGACTCTTCCGATACTTGCCGTATCGTGAACGAGCTCGCCAAAGAAGAAGGTTACGAGCTTCGTTGCTTCCACGTCCCTAAAACCGTCGACAATGACCTCGTCCTCAACGACCACACCCCAGGCTTTGGCTCAGCAGCCAAGTTCGTTGCACAAGCCTTCATGGGTGATAACCTCGACAACCGCTCACTCCCAGGCATCAAAATTAACATCATCATGGGTCGCCACGCAGGCTTCCTCACCGCTGCTTCCATTCTCGGCCGCCGCGAAAATACCGACGATGGGCCACATCTGGTCTATGTCCCAGAAGCCCCATTCGACGAAAGTAAGTTCATTGACGACGTCGAAAAAGTCTACAAAAAGTTCGGTCGCTGCCTGATCGCCGTTTCCGAAGGTATTTCCGATAAGGATGGCACAGCAATCGCTGCGAAGCTTCAGGAGAACGTCGAAACAGATGCACACGGCAACGTTCAGCTTTCTGGCTCTGGTGCTCTCGGCGATCTTCTCTCCGATCTCATCAAAGACAAGCTCGGTGCACGTACAGGCGAAAAACTCCGTGTCCGCGCGGATACCTTCGGCTACCTTCAGCGTTCATTCGTTGGTTGTGTTTCCGAAGTCGATCAAGCCGAAGCACGTCAAGCTGGCCGTCGTGCTGCTGAACTCGCACTTTCCGGCGACCTCGATGGTTCAATCGCCATCCAACGTGTCTCCGACGATCCATACAAAGTTGAATTCAATCGCATTGAACTCTCTGATGTAGCCGCGAAAACTCAACATCTCGACACCAAGTATGTCGTTGATGGCTGCAACATCTGTGACTCTTTCAAGAAGTACCTCGCCCCAATCGTTGGCGAACTTCCAGAGATCGCAACCTTCACATTCGACAAATAA